The region TTGGGGCCGAAGAGTTCAGCGTAGGGCAGCACGTGGTTAACCAGGGCGGCCGGGTCCACGATCAGGTCAACGTCGTTGGCCAGCCGCTGCCAGGCGACATGGTCGAGTCCGAGATGGGCGACTCCCTTGTCACCCGCGATCACCTCGAGGTGATCAGCGGCCAGCGCGTGGTACTGCGCCAACAACGTCGCATCACCCGAGTCGAATGTCGCATCGAGGCGTGCGCGCGCGTCGTCATCAGACTTGGCGCGCACGAGCGCGATGACCTTTCCGTCCACCAGGTTCATCCGTTCCAGCCATTCCAGCACCAGAAAGCGCCCGAGGAATCCCGTGCCTCCGGTCAACAGCACCGTGCGAATCTTGTTGTTCGCATGGGGCAGTGCGGGCGCGGCGGCCAGAGTCGCGTTGTCGACGAATTTGTCGAGTGTGAGGTCGGCGGCGCGGATTTCGGTCACGCCGGGACCATGCACGGCGGCGGAGGTTGGTGTGCTGAGCGCGCCGCTGCGTTGAGCGTCGATGTAGGCGGCGACGGCCTGGAGATCATTGGCCGGACTGACGATAATCCCGACGGGCACGTCGACCTCGAAGAGCTCGGCGAGCAGGTTTCCGAAGGTCAATGCCGAAAGGGAGTCGCCGCCCAAGTCGGTGAAATGGGCGTCCGCCCGCAAGTCGGACTGTGCCGCGCCGAGCAGAGCAGCGGCAGCGCGGATGACGGTATGGAGCACCGGGGCGTCCTTCGCGCCGCTGTGCAGGGCACGCAGTTCGTTGTCCTGACTGTCGGCCAGCTCGCTGTACAGGTGCTCGAGGGCGGCGCCGTACTGTTTCTTCAGCAGGGGCCGGGCTAATTTCCGGATCCCGGTCAGCAGACCGTTTTCCACGGTGAACGGCGTTGTCTCGACGATGAAGTCGCGTGGCACCTCGTAGGACTGCAGCCTGTTCTGCGCGGCCACGGTTTGCAAAGCTTGACTGAGAACAGGTTTGAGCGTGTCGATGCTGCTAGCGGTGAGGGTGTCCTCGGTCGGCACGATGACAGCAAGCAGATAGGAACGGGCGCTGTTGCCGTAGACGTAGATCTGGCGAATGGCGGGGTGTCCGCTGTAAGCGGCCTCGAGCGTGGAGACGGTGACGAATTCTCCCTGGGACAGCTTGATGACGTTGTTGCGGCGGTCGACGTAGCGCAGCTGGTCGGGTCCGAGCTCGGCCATCACATCGCCCGTGTGGTACCAGCCGTCGGCGTCGAAGACCTCGGCGGTCACCTCAGGTCGCTGGTAGTAACCGGGGATCACGTCGGTCGATTTGATCAGCAGCTCACCGCGCGGGTGTGGGCGGTCGGTGAGGAAATACCCGAGTTCGGGAACGTCGATCAACTTGTAGTCGATCACCGGAGGCCGTCGGATGACCCCATCGATGAGCACGACGCCGTCCTCAGTGGATCCGTAGCCGTCGATGAGCGGGACGTCGAGGAGACGCTCGACCCAGTCGCGCAGTTCGGGCGCGAGCGGCGCCGAGCCGTTGAGCGCCGAGAACTGCCGGCCGCCGAACAGCGTGCCGCGCTGTTCGGCCATCACCAGAGCCTCCAGCGCCTGCCGGTCGCTGGTGCCGTCGGCGCGGCGGTTCACTTCGCTTTGCACGTGCTGGTAAAGCATCTCCCATATGCGGGGGACCAGGAGGAGCTGAGTCGGTCGGACGAGGGCGAAGTCTTCGAGAAGCGTTGACAGATCGGCCCGCCCGGTGAAGTATGCGGTTCCGCCGACGCCCAGCGTGGCGTACAGCGTGATCCGACCCATGACGTGGCTCAAAGGCATGAAGTTGAGCGTGATCGCGGGCAGTCTGTTCTCGGTGTCCCACGCGGGGGGAAACCAACTGCGCCAACTGTTGGCCACCAAGCGGTCGGTGTACATCGCGCCTTTCGGTGTCCCGGTCGACCCCGAGGTGTAGATCAGCAGGCGAAGATCGTCGGGGTTGGCGCTTGGGCGGGTGGGTACGTCGCAGCGCGAGGCGCCGCGGGAGATCGCGAGATGGAGAGGCTCAACGGTGACACCGAGCGCGGCAAGATGGTCCGCGGCCCGCCGGACCGCCTCGCGCTCGTCGTCAGCGCGGTGGTGGTAGTTGAAGACGATGAGTCGTTCTGGCGCATGGCCGGTTTCGGCCAGTGTGATCGCCTCGTCGAGGAAGTCGACGCTGGCGAACATGGCCACGGGTGCGGTTTCGACGATGATCGGGTGCAGAGTTGTCGCCGACGCGCCGGTCTGCAGCGGTACCGAAACGGCGCCCACGAGGCCGAGCGCCATGTCGATTACGGCATAGTCGGCGCTGGCGAATCCGAGAATGGTTGCCCGGTCTCCGGGTTGGACAGGGTCGCCGGCGATGGCTGCGGCGAGATCATGCACAAGCCCCCACATTGTGGCGTAGGTGAGGGTGTCGAAATGCGGCTGAAGTTCGGTGACGGTGCGACCGCCGGCGTCGGTCACGTACTTCACGGCATGCTGGCCGAGCGCGGGCCTGTCGGCGTATGCGGCGACGGCCGCACTCATCACTTCGACGAGGGTCGGGGCTGCTTCGAGCGTGGCCGTGACGGCCGGATCAGGGCGGGCCGCGATGAGCTGCGGGTCGGTGGCCATCAGGGTCTCGAAGCGGCGTTCACTCCGCAATTCACGATCGTCAGCGGGCGTAGGCATAAATGTAATCATCCGAATTGCGTTGAGGGAGAAAGAAAGATGCGCATCGACGCGGGTCGATGAAATCCACAGTACCGGCGGCGAAATTCGCTCCGTGAATGGCGGTCATGGGATTACGTGCATGTGCGCTGCGGGCGGCCCAGTTCAGTGGCACATCGTGGACTCGAAGGCGTGGCGGTCCAGAGTCGGCGACCATTTCGCGACCGCGTGTTATAAGCGCGGCGAATACTCGACGGGACGTGGTGATGCACCGGCCGCGTCCTTCACCGGACCGTCGAAGCCGACTCCCAAACTGTCTGCAGCACTCGGGACTGTCATCGATTGCAGTTCGCTTCCCTCTCGCTGCCGCAGCATGGCATTACCATGCCCGAGTGGTGGCGGCACCGTAGCGCAACTCTTGTCATTTCTTGCAGCACAACGATTTCGGCACCTGTTTGATCGCCAAGCTGCACAGGGTTTGGGTTAGAGTCATACAACTTCTCACCTACGACAGTCCCAGGGGTTGCTACGGCAATGAAATTGCAGACGTGTTTGGCGGTCGCGATCGTTTGCGCCGGCTCGGTGACCGTGGCCGGTATCGCCGGGGCTGAAAATCTGCCCAACCTTGACGTGCAGCGTGGGCTGGCCGCGGTCAGCTCCCTCAACACCACGGCGGCTGGCCGTGCGGCGCTGACAAGCAATCTTGCGGTGACCGGAGCGATCCAGAACGGGACGCACGGGCAGCCGACTTTGTTGCCGTTCGACGAGCAGCAGCAACTGGCGCTGCGTGATGCCTTCATCACCGACGGCAACGCCTATGAGTTGGCTGACGGCTTGGGCACCAGCCTCGGTGAGGCCTACCAGAAGTTGACGTCATATACCCGTCGCCCCGATGGCAAGACCGACTACACCAACGTGTCGCCGGCAGTGGCCGACTTGATTGCTTTCACCTCGGCCACCACCAAAGCTGACGCCAATTCAGGCAAGTTCCTTTTTGCCAACGCGACGACGGATGGGAAAACGTCGGCCCCCGCGGAGGTGGCGGCCGTGCTGTCCGAGGCGGGCGGCGTCACAGACGTTTTCGGCAAGGCCTATGACCTGCCGGCCGGCAGCGTAAAGGGCGATGCCTACGGCAATCCCCGTCCGTTCCAAACCCTCCCGCATCTGCTCACCTACAGCGGCAAGGACTTCTTCGGCGCGGATTCTGAAAGTCTTGCCTGGCTGCGTGGCCCGTCGCAGAACCTGATCGACAGCCCGTCTTATCCCAGTGGTCACACGACCCACGGCTACACCGAGTCGCTGCTGTTGGCGCTGCTGATACCCGAACGGTATCCGCAGATGATGGCGCGGGCCGCCGAATACGGCAACGACCGCATCATCCTTGGTGCGCACTACGCCATGGATGTGCTCGGCGGCCGTACGCTGGCCATCTACGACCTGGCACACCTTCTGGCGAATTCGACAGGGTATGTCGGTGTGCAGCGTGGCGACGTACGCATTGACGATTTCCGTCAGGCATTGGCTCAGGCGCGATCAGATGTCGACGAGGCGCTGTCGAGTGCATGTGGCCACACTGTGGTGGCGTGCGCGAGCGACGATCACGGCCGCTTCGCCGATCCGGGCGCCGACGAGAAGTTTGTCGCCACTACCCAAACATATGATCTGCCAGCGGTATACACCCACACTGCTGACGCTGATTCCGACGTTGGCAAGCTGGCGCCGGAGGCCGGGTATCTGCTGACGGCCGCCTATCCTTATCTTTCCTTGGACCAGGCCGACGCCATCCTGACGTCGACGCTCGGGCCGGGCGGTGGTTTCCTTGACAACGGCGGTGCTTTCGGGATCTATTCGCGCCTGGATCTGTATCGCGCGGCCAGCGAAGCCATCGCGCAGGCACCAGGCCTGGACGCCGCCGCGACTGTCCCATCGGCGTAGTGGCCTCCGCACATCCGGCCGCCACGACTAGCATTCCCCAATTGAGCGGTGAGGCTGCGGCTTTGATGTGTATTCGATCCCGCACAATGGCAATAGCGATCGGTGACGTGGCACTAATCGAGCCGCTCACGCTACGCACCGTGTTGACTCGAGGGTAGTCTGCTGGGTCGTAACTCCGGAGCCGGTTCGCGGTGTGGTCACTCCCTCGATTCGGCTCCGTGCACCGGTAGGCACGCCGTGATCCTGGTGTCGCCTGGACCGGAGACGGCACCGAGTGTCCCGCGATGTTTCCCGACGATGACACGCCATGCCAGATCTAAACCCATACCCACGCCTTGGCCGACCGGCTTGGTGCTGAAGAATGGCAGGAAGATCCTGTCGCGGACTTCCGGCAGAATGCCGATTCCATTGTCGCAAATCTGAACCCTGATCACTCCGCGGCGGGTTTGAGAGGTTTTGATCGTGACGACTCCCTGTTTGGCATCAGTTGCCCGAATCGCGTCGACGGCATTGTGGACGATGTTGGTCCATGCCTGATTGAGCTCAGCCGCGTAACACATTAGAACGGGCAAGTTGCGCGCGTAGTCTCGCTTCACCGCAATACCCTCACCGATGACGGCAGACATCACGGTGAGGGTGCTGTCCAGCAACTCATGCACATCGGCTTGTACCAGCGGCGTGCTGTCCAGCTGTGAGTACTGTTGCGCGGACTCCACCAGTGCGGTCACTTCGCGACTTGCGCTGGCGAGTTCATCGACCAACAGCAGCCTCTCCACCTCCACCGCGACCGCCGTGACGACAGTTCCTATTTCGGCGGATGCGTCCCCCTGCTCAAGGGCCTGCGCTGCATCGTTAAGCACCCCGATGTCCAGCCCCGCCGTTGCCAGGATCGGTGCGACGTCCCAGGCCTGCTCCACCCGCCGACACGAGAGCCAGTCGCCGATCTGATCTTCGTCGTCGGCCATCTGCAGCGAAGAGCGTGGCTGCGCGGCCTGTAGCCGAACTCTCGACTCGTGACGAAGTCGATCCAGCACCTTCTTGGCTTTTGGTGACAGGGCGCCGTTCGTATGGTCCAGGTCCGCAGTCTCGTGACTGGTCCGCAGTTGTGCGGCGATGCGGCGGATCGCGCCGGCGGGATTGTTCAACCCATGCATCAGACCAGCTGTCAGCGTCGCCGCCGCCTGCATGCGGTGCTGTTGACCAAGTATCTGATGGACGCCTTCGTGATCGACGATCATGCCTTGGAGCAGATGTACGGCCATCGGGTACTGTGCGCGCACGAAGCGACCGAAGAAATCGGCATCGATACGTAACAGGCTGGTTTGTTGGCTGGCTCGAACCGAGAAGGTGTAGCGCTCCGGCGGATTGTCGATGAACGATGCCGTCGCGCCGCAGTATGCTCCGCGGTGGGCCGTTCTGCTCGTCTCGACATCGTGCTCGCCGGCACGCTTGCTGAGCACAAGCTCGCCGGCGACCAGCACATAGAAGTAACACGCCGGATCCCCCTCGGCGAATATCAGGCCCGGCGCATAGTCAATGACGACGCTGTTGGCCGCCACCAAACGCAAATGTTCCGTGGGCAACGCCTCGAACAGGAACAGAGATTGCAGCAATTGCGGATCCACGGCTGATGCCGCTGTGCTGGGTGGGAGTATCACGCGCTTTGACCTCTCATTGGGTTGTGCCGCCCAATTCAGACCTTAGCCCGCAGCGCGGCACCTGGCCAGCGTCACTGGTGTTGGGCGTCCATAGCTCTCCGCCGTCGAGTCAAGATAGGACGGCAGTCCGGAGCGCTTGAGCCCGGCGCTCTGCTCTGCCCGGAAGCGATTGAAGACGCTATGCGCCCGCCTGCGTTGCACTTCCACATTGGGTGTTTCACGTGCTGCGTCTGCGTTGATATCGGGTGAAGAATCACGTTTCAAACGATTGCGGTTCGTTTAATGCGGCAAATCGAGTCCACGTGGCACAAATCTGCCGCCGTGGGCAGAATGGGTTGTATGGCCCATATCGCCACACATTCCAGACGGTTGTCAAAAGTCTGCGCGCTGTCCGGATCGCGGTGTTGTGCAATGTGCTTGTCATCTGATGCGGCGAGCGATGCACGCCAATTCTCGAATCGGCTGTGCTCGGCCGGGTGCTCCGAGACGAAGCCGGTCCGATATTGGACAGGTATGGCAGTTCTTCCACTCTTACTCGTGGTGACGGCCGATTGGAGCGCGCATCGTGGACCTGCGTGAATTGAGAACCTTCGTCGCGGTCGTGGAGGAGGGCCGTTTCGCAGGCGCAGCGCAACGGTTGAATCTCAGTCAGCCGGCAGTGTCGCATACGATACGCGGACTCGAAAAGCAATGCGGATCAGTGCTTCTCGAGCGTACGAATGCCGGTGTGGTGATGACACCGGCAGGCAAGGTGTTGTTGTCGGAAGCGCGGGCGGTGCTAGCGCGATACGACCAGACTGTCGAAGTGATGTCGCGTGGCTGGGCCGAAGACACCCTTCTTCGCATCGGCGTGCCGGTCGGGATGCCAATGGGAATGCCGAGCAGCGCCTTGGCCGCTCTTGCCCGCGCGTATCCATCGGTGGCCGTCGATGTGCGCAGCCTTTGCACTGCCCGTCAGCTGGACCTGCTGACGGCGGGGGAGTTGGACCTCGGGTTGCTTCGCCATCGACCGCCCGAACCGCATCTCGATGCCACGTTGGTTGCCGACGAGTCCTTAGGGATCATCGTCAGCGTCTCGCAAGCCGAGCGGTTGGGCCCCCCGTCTGAACCGGTGGGATTGGAAGCCCTCGTTGGGCTGGACTGGCAGGGATTCTCCCGTGAAAGCAGTCCGATCTGGTACGACGAATTGACATGCACCTTGCGCAGTTATGGACTACACATCGAACCATTGTCGTCGTATACCGAACGGCTCATGCCTGAAGTTGTCCACGCCGCTGTGAGCCTCGGTCGATCATTTGCGCTCGCCCCACCAGGTTGCCAAGATACGTTGCCAGCGCCACTGACGTGGAGACCGCTGTTGGGCAATCCCCTTCGCCGACGCACGTGGGCGGCATGGTCAGCGTCGTCGCGTCGGCGCGATCTCGGGCACCTGGTCGCGTTGTTAGAGGACCAATCCACATACGGCGGCGAGATTGCCTGCGCCAGTTGATCCCTCTCCGGCGGTGGCGCTTGAGGAACTCTCGACCTCGTCAGGAGCCAGACGCGACGAACGACATCCATCACGGGCGCCTCGCAGTCGGACGCCTTTATGAACGGATGCCTGGCCCCGTTGATGTGAGTCGTGAACTGGTGACGCGGCGTGCACCGGCCAAGTCAGTTGCAGCCTGATCTCTTCAAGCGGGCGGGAGAAGAGCCAGAGGTGAACGACGATCGCAACCTTGCTACGAACGAATTCGGCACATCGAGCCCGCCATAACAAAGCCGTGCGGATCGCGCCTGAGTGGTCATTCGACGAAAGGCGTATATGACATGAAATTCGCTGTCAGGCAGCGAATACCGGAAGTATGTCGGATGATTCGATTCGAAATGCTCCGCGCTGTACCACTGCGACACGAGATCCGTCCCCTTGTTACGCTCATCGGTGCCGATGTGACCGCTGTTGAGCCACCACGGACATAATTGCGCCTAGCCAATACGTTTCACAACGCGAAGAGGAGTACTCCGACTGTGTCGACGTCATCAGCCCGTGTAAGTCGCGCACTAGCAACAGTTCTGGTTATAGCCCCGCTTGTCGTGGCCGGCGCAACCTGCGCAACCGCGGGAGCCGATCAGATTGGGCCATTGATCAAGCTTGTCGACGACGCAGCGTTGCGGCTGCAAACCGCCGATCCGGTGGCCGCTTCGAAGTACCGCACCGGCGGAGCAGTCGACGATCCTGTTCGAGAAGGCCAGGTGATCGACGCCGTCACAGCGGCCGCTGCCGACCGACACATCGACACCGAGTTCGTGCGCCGCGTTTTCCGGGACCAGATCGACGCGACGGATTCACTGGAGCACAGCCGTTTCGCACAATGGAAGATCGATCCCGCCTCAGCCCCCAAGACGGCGCCCGACCTGACGTCCTCTCGTGATGTGATCAATCGCCTCAACACCGAGATCGTTCAAGACATCGCCGACCAGCAGGATGCCTTGCGCGGGCTCTCGTGCCCCGCCGATCTGCAGGACGCGAAGAATGCTGCGATTGCCAAGGAGCACCTTGACGAGCTCTACCAGCGGGCCCTGGATTATGCCGTTCACGACTACTGCCACTGAATTCTGACGCGGGCGGGTGGCGACGAGTTCTTGGAGGCGGCTCAAGCAAACGCTGAAGTGACACGCGGGTGACGTCCCGCGCATGAGTGGCTCAGCGACCAGACGAAACACGGGAATTTCGCGCGCAGGTCTAGACAAGATGGGTTGCATAGCCCAGAATAATGGGTGTAGCGCCCCAGTTTACGCGTGTCGTCACCGCTTGGACGCGCGGACAGGCGGACCGAAAGTAACTGCATGCGGCGGAGCGCGGCACGTAGCCGCGCTGTCTTGCAAAACGCACGATCAAGAGGTGGGTGGTGATCGATGGGATTGGCATGGCAGCCGGGGCCTTTGGTGGCGAAAGCTGCCGGTCACTTCCTCACCCCCGATCCGTTGCCGCGGCTGCTTTACAACGGGCCCCGACGGCGTCGCATGCGTGTGCGTTTCGGAGACCGGTGGATAGCCAATAGCCAACATGTGGTGCGGCTCCACGAGCCTGGGCGCTATCCGGTCGCCCATTTCCCTGCCAGCGGTGTCGCGGATGGCACCGTCGTCCAGGAGGGACGCATCACCCCATACACCGATCTTGGTTCCACTAGCGGTGGCCGGCTTGTATCGGCGAGATGGACGAGATCCGGGGCAAAGACGCCAACGGCGGGTGGCGTGGATCCTTTCGCGCGGGGTGCGACCCCGGTCGAACCGACTATGCGAGTTTTCATCGGCTTCGCCGATCCTCACGCCCGTCGGTGGGTCTTTCAGGAGCGCGGGACATTCACCATCCCGGTGTCGGGTTGGACCTGACATTCGCGAACCAATCCGCTACAGAAAGGTATTCATATGAGTAATGCAGAATTGAGCCCAACGACGGACAGCCAAGGTGTGGACACCTATGACGTCATCGTTCTCGGCGCAGGGCCTGTTGGCATCACCGTCGCCGACCGGGCTCATGCCGAAGGGCTCTCAGTTGCACTACTGGAGCGCGAACTCGTTGGCGGCGAATGCAACTACTGGGGATGCGTGCCGAGCAAGGCGATGCTACGTCCTGTGCTTGCACTCGCAGACGCGCGTCGCGTCGAGGGTGCCCGCGCCGCGGTCAGCGGCTCGCCGGAGCCGAAGGGAGTGTTCGCCCGTCGCGACCGCTACGTGACCGATTGGGACGATACGCCGGTAGCGGAGGCGGTCGCGGGGATGGGTCCTGCGCTGTTTCGTGGTCACGCGCGTATGGACGGCGTTCGGCGCGTCGTGCTCACGACAGCTGATGACGGCGTCCGGGTCTTGCAGGCCCGCCATGCCGTGGTGGTATGCACGGGCAGCACTGCGGTAGTGCCCGACATTCCCGGCGTTGCAGAAGCCAAGCCGTGGACGAACCGCAGGGCCACCGACAGCAGCGCGATACCCGGGCGATTGGCCGTCGTCGGAGCTGGAGGGGTCGGCGTCGAAATGGCCACAGCCTGGCGGGGTCTCGGTTCGGAGGTGACGCTGCTGGCGCGAACGGGCAACCTGCTGCCGAGGATGGAACGGTTCGTCGGCGAATTCGTCGAGCGCGGACTCAAGGATGCGGGAGTCGAAGTGCGCACCGGCGTGTCGGTCGTCGAGCTGCGCCGTCCCGGCGGAACCGGGCCGGTGCAGGTCATCCTCGATTCCGGCGACGAACTCGAAGTCGATGAGATCCTGTTCGCGACCGGACGTACTCCGAACACTACGGACATCGGTCTCGAATCCGTCGGCCTGCAGCCGGGAAGCTGGCTGGACGTCGACGATACGTGTTTGGCACGCGACGTCGAAGGCGAATGGCTTTACGCGCTTGGCGACGTCAATCACAAGGCGTTGCTCACACATCAGGGCAAATACCAAGCACGTATTGCCGGGGCGGCAATCGGCGCGCGTGCCAATCAGCGCCGGGTAGACACTTCGCCGTGGAGTTCACATGTCACGACCGCGGACGAATTCGCCGTGCCACAAGCTTTCTTCACCGACCCCGAGGCCGGTTCGGTGGGGTTGACCAGCACGCAGGCTGCACAGCGCGGTTATCGCGTCCGGATAGTTGACGTCGACATGGGTGCGGCCGTTCCCGGGGCGAACTTCTATGCCGACGGCTACA is a window of Mycobacterium sp. 3519A DNA encoding:
- a CDS encoding NAD(P)/FAD-dependent oxidoreductase — protein: MSNAELSPTTDSQGVDTYDVIVLGAGPVGITVADRAHAEGLSVALLERELVGGECNYWGCVPSKAMLRPVLALADARRVEGARAAVSGSPEPKGVFARRDRYVTDWDDTPVAEAVAGMGPALFRGHARMDGVRRVVLTTADDGVRVLQARHAVVVCTGSTAVVPDIPGVAEAKPWTNRRATDSSAIPGRLAVVGAGGVGVEMATAWRGLGSEVTLLARTGNLLPRMERFVGEFVERGLKDAGVEVRTGVSVVELRRPGGTGPVQVILDSGDELEVDEILFATGRTPNTTDIGLESVGLQPGSWLDVDDTCLARDVEGEWLYALGDVNHKALLTHQGKYQARIAGAAIGARANQRRVDTSPWSSHVTTADEFAVPQAFFTDPEAGSVGLTSTQAAQRGYRVRIVDVDMGAAVPGANFYADGYSGRARMVVDEDHEYLLGVTFVGPGVAEMLHSATIAVAGRVPISRLWHAVPCFPTVSEIWLKLLEAYRDGTRPSPA
- the car gene encoding carboxylic acid reductase, which translates into the protein MPTPADDRELRSERRFETLMATDPQLIAARPDPAVTATLEAAPTLVEVMSAAVAAYADRPALGQHAVKYVTDAGGRTVTELQPHFDTLTYATMWGLVHDLAAAIAGDPVQPGDRATILGFASADYAVIDMALGLVGAVSVPLQTGASATTLHPIIVETAPVAMFASVDFLDEAITLAETGHAPERLIVFNYHHRADDEREAVRRAADHLAALGVTVEPLHLAISRGASRCDVPTRPSANPDDLRLLIYTSGSTGTPKGAMYTDRLVANSWRSWFPPAWDTENRLPAITLNFMPLSHVMGRITLYATLGVGGTAYFTGRADLSTLLEDFALVRPTQLLLVPRIWEMLYQHVQSEVNRRADGTSDRQALEALVMAEQRGTLFGGRQFSALNGSAPLAPELRDWVERLLDVPLIDGYGSTEDGVVLIDGVIRRPPVIDYKLIDVPELGYFLTDRPHPRGELLIKSTDVIPGYYQRPEVTAEVFDADGWYHTGDVMAELGPDQLRYVDRRNNVIKLSQGEFVTVSTLEAAYSGHPAIRQIYVYGNSARSYLLAVIVPTEDTLTASSIDTLKPVLSQALQTVAAQNRLQSYEVPRDFIVETTPFTVENGLLTGIRKLARPLLKKQYGAALEHLYSELADSQDNELRALHSGAKDAPVLHTVIRAAAALLGAAQSDLRADAHFTDLGGDSLSALTFGNLLAELFEVDVPVGIIVSPANDLQAVAAYIDAQRSGALSTPTSAAVHGPGVTEIRAADLTLDKFVDNATLAAAPALPHANNKIRTVLLTGGTGFLGRFLVLEWLERMNLVDGKVIALVRAKSDDDARARLDATFDSGDATLLAQYHALAADHLEVIAGDKGVAHLGLDHVAWQRLANDVDLIVDPAALVNHVLPYAELFGPNVVGTAELIRLALTATVKPFVYVSTIGVGEGIPAGTFVEEVDVRQMSTTRAVDDSYANGYANSKWAGEVLLRQAHDLAGLPVSVFRCDLIMASTTYTGQLNVPDMFTRAVLSLIATGIAPESFYELDAGGARQRAHFDGLPVEFIAEAVCTLGAAVQDGYQTYHVMNPHDDGVSMDTFVDWLVDAGYSISRVSGYSDWLARFETGLRSLPEQQRHASLLPLLHSYREPQRPVNGSLAPADRFREAVQEAKIGLDKDIPHLSAPIVVKCATDLQLLGLL
- a CDS encoding phosphatase PAP2 family protein yields the protein MKLQTCLAVAIVCAGSVTVAGIAGAENLPNLDVQRGLAAVSSLNTTAAGRAALTSNLAVTGAIQNGTHGQPTLLPFDEQQQLALRDAFITDGNAYELADGLGTSLGEAYQKLTSYTRRPDGKTDYTNVSPAVADLIAFTSATTKADANSGKFLFANATTDGKTSAPAEVAAVLSEAGGVTDVFGKAYDLPAGSVKGDAYGNPRPFQTLPHLLTYSGKDFFGADSESLAWLRGPSQNLIDSPSYPSGHTTHGYTESLLLALLIPERYPQMMARAAEYGNDRIILGAHYAMDVLGGRTLAIYDLAHLLANSTGYVGVQRGDVRIDDFRQALAQARSDVDEALSSACGHTVVACASDDHGRFADPGADEKFVATTQTYDLPAVYTHTADADSDVGKLAPEAGYLLTAAYPYLSLDQADAILTSTLGPGGGFLDNGGAFGIYSRLDLYRAASEAIAQAPGLDAAATVPSA
- a CDS encoding chorismate mutase; this translates as MSTSSARVSRALATVLVIAPLVVAGATCATAGADQIGPLIKLVDDAALRLQTADPVAASKYRTGGAVDDPVREGQVIDAVTAAAADRHIDTEFVRRVFRDQIDATDSLEHSRFAQWKIDPASAPKTAPDLTSSRDVINRLNTEIVQDIADQQDALRGLSCPADLQDAKNAAIAKEHLDELYQRALDYAVHDYCH
- a CDS encoding LysR family transcriptional regulator — its product is MDLRELRTFVAVVEEGRFAGAAQRLNLSQPAVSHTIRGLEKQCGSVLLERTNAGVVMTPAGKVLLSEARAVLARYDQTVEVMSRGWAEDTLLRIGVPVGMPMGMPSSALAALARAYPSVAVDVRSLCTARQLDLLTAGELDLGLLRHRPPEPHLDATLVADESLGIIVSVSQAERLGPPSEPVGLEALVGLDWQGFSRESSPIWYDELTCTLRSYGLHIEPLSSYTERLMPEVVHAAVSLGRSFALAPPGCQDTLPAPLTWRPLLGNPLRRRTWAAWSASSRRRDLGHLVALLEDQSTYGGEIACAS
- a CDS encoding ATP-binding protein; its protein translation is MDPQLLQSLFLFEALPTEHLRLVAANSVVIDYAPGLIFAEGDPACYFYVLVAGELVLSKRAGEHDVETSRTAHRGAYCGATASFIDNPPERYTFSVRASQQTSLLRIDADFFGRFVRAQYPMAVHLLQGMIVDHEGVHQILGQQHRMQAAATLTAGLMHGLNNPAGAIRRIAAQLRTSHETADLDHTNGALSPKAKKVLDRLRHESRVRLQAAQPRSSLQMADDEDQIGDWLSCRRVEQAWDVAPILATAGLDIGVLNDAAQALEQGDASAEIGTVVTAVAVEVERLLLVDELASASREVTALVESAQQYSQLDSTPLVQADVHELLDSTLTVMSAVIGEGIAVKRDYARNLPVLMCYAAELNQAWTNIVHNAVDAIRATDAKQGVVTIKTSQTRRGVIRVQICDNGIGILPEVRDRIFLPFFSTKPVGQGVGMGLDLAWRVIVGKHRGTLGAVSGPGDTRITACLPVHGAESRE